One segment of Nostoc piscinale CENA21 DNA contains the following:
- the rpmH gene encoding 50S ribosomal protein L34 — translation MKRTLRGTCRKRKRTSGFRARMRTPDGRNVIRARRKRGRYRLSV, via the coding sequence ATGAAAAGAACCCTGCGTGGTACTTGCCGTAAGAGAAAAAGAACCTCCGGTTTTCGTGCCAGAATGAGAACACCAGACGGCAGAAACGTCATCAGAGCTAGGAGAAAAAGAGGACGTTATCGTCTGAGCGTTTAG